TAAAAGAGCAGCCGCTTCCCCAAAGACACGTCCTGACGCTAAGATTGCACCTGTCAAAATAGAAGGGAAGGCAATTGGAACAAGTATGGTTTTTATCGTATGCCATTTTGTCATACCTAGTGCTAAACTTGCTTCTTTTTGATCACGTGGTACGGTGCGAAGCGCATCTTCCGTTACTCGCACCATAACTGGTAAGTTAAAGACCGTCAGTGCCAAGGCACCACCAATAATGGAATAACCCCAACCTGTTAAATTAACAAAGACAAGTAACCCGAACATTCCTATTACAATAGAAGGAAGCGAGGCAAGCACTTCAATACATGTTCGAATAAAGCCTGTTAATTTAGTATCCTTTGCATATTCTGCCATATAAATACCACCACCGATACCAAGAGGTACAGTGAAGATCATCGTGATAAATAAGACATAAAAAGAATTGAATAATTGATCTCGAATTCCACCGCCAGCTCGCACTGTGCTAGAAGGAGTTGTTAAAAAATCCCATGTGACGACAGGTAATCCTTTCGTCAATATATAACCGAATAGCGCTATAAGTATGGCTACGATTAAGAAAGCAATTGCACCGAATATCGAAGTAGCGATTTTGTCCCAAGCTTTACTAGACATTAAATTTTCCTCCTAGAAGACAGGTACCGAATAAACAGTATGAAAGCAAACGACATGACGAGTAAAATAAGTCCCATTGACCAAAGCGTGTTATTTTCTAAACTTCCATATGTTGTATGACCCATATTGAGTGTAATGATGGTAGTTAAGGTTGCAGACGCATCAAGAATAGAGCTTGGTAGTTCTCGTACATTCCCAATTACCATTTGAACTGCTAGTGCTTCTCCAAATGCGCGTGCCATCCCTAATACAACTGCGGTTAACAATGATGGCATTGCTGCTTTTAGTAAGACTTTACGAATAGTTTGCCAACGAGTTGCACCTAATGCATAGGAACCTTCTCGTAAGTTGTTAGGTAAAGAAGCAAGAGCATCTGTAGAAATCGAAATAACCGTTGGTAAAATCATAATCGACAAA
The Paenisporosarcina cavernae genome window above contains:
- the pstA gene encoding phosphate ABC transporter permease PstA, translating into MSSKAWDKIATSIFGAIAFLIVAILIALFGYILTKGLPVVTWDFLTTPSSTVRAGGGIRDQLFNSFYVLFITMIFTVPLGIGGGIYMAEYAKDTKLTGFIRTCIEVLASLPSIVIGMFGLLVFVNLTGWGYSIIGGALALTVFNLPVMVRVTEDALRTVPRDQKEASLALGMTKWHTIKTILVPIAFPSILTGAILASGRVFGEAAALLFTAGLSTPRLDYANWNPFADNSPLNVFRPAETLAVHIWSVNTQGIIPDVEQVANGASAVLVISVLLFNLAARGIGALIFKKMTASK